The stretch of DNA CGCACGAACGAGTTGCCCCTCTACATCGATCATATTGATGATATTGACTCAATTGATCCCAAAACGTTCTCTGTCGCGGATTATCGCGAACAACAACAACGTTTTCAGCAGCACTCTGTGCGAGTCTACGAGTATTTTTCAACCCAGATAGTGACATTGATTTCTCGTCTTGATGATGATCAGGCAGAGCAATTTATGGACTATTTGAGAGTTAAGCACGTTAAGCGCAAACAGCGTTATCAAAATTACGATGAGCAGCAATTTCGCCAGCGTTTTCGAACCAAAATGACGGAAACACTCGAAAAATGGATGGGACCGTTGAACGAGAAGCAAACCGTCTTGGTGGCAGATTGGGCGCAACAGCGTAACGTTACTTTACCGCTATGGTTTGACTATCAAACGCGGTTGCGGATTGAGGTCGACCAGCTTTTGAAAAAGCGCTCTGATCAAGCGTTAATTAAGTCTGCGTTAGACAGTTTTGTATATAACCCTCAACAGTTTTACTCCCAACAACTCCAGCTTTTAGTCGAGCAAAACAGTCAACTAGGAGAAGAATATTTAGTGGCCATCATTAACCAAATGAGTGCCAGTCAGAACCGTCATTTAGAAAATGAGTTGGATTATTGGCGGGATGTGATGCAAGACCTTAAATGAAACACTTGGACCAAAGTGCCATAGATAACTTCTGAAATTGAGTTACTCTGGAGAGCTGCAGACAATACGAAGGTTGCGCTGTGATCTGGTTGGACTATAACGTGGTTTCAAAGGAATGAACATGGATTGGTGGTTGCTTGTCGCTGCTGGCATTGTCGGTGGTATATTGAATAGTGTGGCGGGTGGCGGAAGTTTTATTACTTTTCCCGCATTAATGTTTGTCGGTATTCCTCCCATTGCCGCCAATGCAACCAATACATTTGCCGTCAGCGCTGGTTATCTAAGTGGGGCATACGGGTTTCGTCAAGACATAGCCAAGCAACCTCAAGTTATTTTGTCGATTGTGCTTTTAAGTTTGCTTGGCGGCGCTGTCGGCGCGCTGCTGCTTCTCAACATTTCTGAGCAGGTATTTACTCAAACCATTCCTTGGTTACTACTTTTTGCGACCTTTCTATTCGTGTTCGGTGAAAAGTTAAGCGTTCACTTAGCCAAAATTCCCAAATTGTCGACCTGGTTAGGGGTGATTTTACTCATTGTGAGTGCGTATGGCGGTTTTTTTAACGCAGGGCTTGGCATTGTGGTGCTCAGCTATTTGGTTCTCGCGCAGTATACCGACATCAATCAAATGAATGGTTTGAAATTATTGGTGTCGAGTTGCGTCTCATTAAGCGCTATTTGCATTTTTGTATATCAAGGCGTGATTGCTTGGTTGCCCGGCATTGCGGTATTAGTCGGTAGCGTAATTGGAGGCTATTTAGCCGCAAGAGTATCGCGACAAATTAATCCCAATTACGTTAGGAGTTTTGTCATTTTATCGAGCATGTTGATGACCATTTACTTCTTTGCCGATATCTACATCGTATGAGCTGTGCCGCAAGTTGTTACATCATTTTTCGCGTGATCGTGGGTGTGGTCTCATAACTCAAAATAGTACCAATGTTTGCTGCTAAATGAGACTTTAAGCCAAGATTTATGGCTACAAAGCGTAATAATGATCATGCAAATTCTAATAGGTCGTTAATTTGCCACTAACTAAACTCTTGCAGTTTTGTTCGTGCTTTTTCTTATAAAGGAGGAGTTATGAATAAAAAGTTAGGTACGGTGATGACAAGTAGTCGTATGGTCACCTTCTTCGCGTTTCTGGCCGCCATCTTTGCATGGTTTTTAAATATGCATGCACTATTTACTTTTACTGTCTTGGCACTTGCTTGTGCAGCATACATCTATTTGGCGGACAAGTATCACCAATACGCTCATCGACACGACGTGGTCACTATTCCCGTTAAGCATCTTCCAATAATATTTGAAGATAAACGTCCTCGAATGCCTTAGTCGAGCAATGACTGTCAGTCATTTGGGAGAGATAACACACCTTGGTAAGCAATTATTAAGGTGTGTTTTATTTGAGACCATCAAATCAATCAAAAATCCGAAATAGATCAACATCGAAGCACAATTGGTCAGAAGCCCTCTTGGATATTTTCTCACAATAACTCGTCAATTGATTTTGTTGAGTTTTCTTGGTGAAAGCACATGGATTGACGTGATTGGAACTTAATGATTGTAAGATGATGTGATGAGG from Vibrio taketomensis encodes:
- a CDS encoding DUF6279 family lipoprotein, with the protein product MRHWIVTICFALVLTGCGSKWLYDNSDWFAAQYLDNYIELNDPQRAFLRHTVRMSVPWHRTNELPLYIDHIDDIDSIDPKTFSVADYREQQQRFQQHSVRVYEYFSTQIVTLISRLDDDQAEQFMDYLRVKHVKRKQRYQNYDEQQFRQRFRTKMTETLEKWMGPLNEKQTVLVADWAQQRNVTLPLWFDYQTRLRIEVDQLLKKRSDQALIKSALDSFVYNPQQFYSQQLQLLVEQNSQLGEEYLVAIINQMSASQNRHLENELDYWRDVMQDLK
- a CDS encoding sulfite exporter TauE/SafE family protein — translated: MNMDWWLLVAAGIVGGILNSVAGGGSFITFPALMFVGIPPIAANATNTFAVSAGYLSGAYGFRQDIAKQPQVILSIVLLSLLGGAVGALLLLNISEQVFTQTIPWLLLFATFLFVFGEKLSVHLAKIPKLSTWLGVILLIVSAYGGFFNAGLGIVVLSYLVLAQYTDINQMNGLKLLVSSCVSLSAICIFVYQGVIAWLPGIAVLVGSVIGGYLAARVSRQINPNYVRSFVILSSMLMTIYFFADIYIV